The following are encoded in a window of Alosa sapidissima isolate fAloSap1 chromosome 10, fAloSap1.pri, whole genome shotgun sequence genomic DNA:
- the utp11 gene encoding LOW QUALITY PROTEIN: probable U3 small nucleolar RNA-associated protein 11 (The sequence of the model RefSeq protein was modified relative to this genomic sequence to represent the inferred CDS: deleted 1 base in 1 codon) — protein MSSFRKALKSRQRDHKERSQLGFRKHLGLLEKKKDYKLRADDYHKKQNTLSALRKKAMDKNPDEFYFKMINSQLKDGVHVEKKKTEEEMTDEQKKVMRTQDIKYVEMKRVSEAKKIERLKSGLHLLDAEGKQKNEHVFFVDSKKEVEAFDLATHLNTVPELVKRTFNRPTVETLEKKSIVGAVEPRNIEKIARQRRNQYEILSQRIEREKKMFVISQKIQTRKDLQDKTRKVKVKGETANSAAIYKFDAKRKR, from the exons ATGTCTTCGTTTAGAAAAGCCTTGAAATCCCGCCAGCGGGATCACAAAGAGAGATCTCAG CTTGGTTTTAGAAAACATTTGGGACTCTTGGAGAAGAAGAAGGACTACAAACTTCGAGCAGA TGACTACCATAAGAAACAAAACACTCTTAGTGCCTTGCGCAAGAAGGCCATGGACAAG AACCCTGATGAGTTCTACTTCAAAATGATAAACTCGCAGTTAAAG GATGGGGTGCACgtggagaaaaagaaaacagaggaagagatgaCAGACGAACAGAAGAAAGTGATGAGGACGCAGGACATTAAGTATGTGGAGATGAAGAGGGTCTCAGAGGCCAAG AAAATTGAAAGATTGAAGTCAGGGCTTCATCTTTTGGATGCGGAAGGGAAGCAGAAAAATGAGCATGTATTTTTTGTTGACTCCAAGAAAGAAG tcgAGGCATTTGACTTGGCTACACACCTGAACACAGTGCCAGAGTTGGTGAAGCGAACTTTTAACAGACCAACGGTGGAAACCCTGGAGAAGAAAAGCATTGTGGGAGCAGTGGAGCCGCGGAACATAGAG AAAATAGCCAGGCAGAGGAGGAATCAGTATGAGATTCTGTCTCAGCGCatcgagagagagaagaaaatgtttgTCATCAGCCAGAAAATCCAGACACGCAAAGACCTCCAA GACAAGACCAGGAAGGTGAAAGTGAAGGGGGAGACTGCCAACTCAGCTGCCATCTACAAATTTGATGCCAAGAGGAAACGTTga